A single Loxodonta africana isolate mLoxAfr1 chromosome 24, mLoxAfr1.hap2, whole genome shotgun sequence DNA region contains:
- the UCKL1 gene encoding uridine-cytidine kinase-like 1 isoform X5, whose amino-acid sequence MAAPASSVSAAPLPPPPTADRDPPDRPGEKSDPACEDRNAESLDRLLPPVGTGHSPRKRTTSQCKSEPPLLRTSKRTIYTAGRPPWYNEHGTQSKEAFVIGLGGGSASGKTTVARMIIEALDVPWVVLLSMDSFYKVLTRQQQEQAAHNNFNFDHPDAFDFDLIISTLKKLKQGKSVKVPIYDFTTHSRKKDWKMLYGANVIIFEGIMAFADKTLLELLDMKIFVDTDSDIRLVRRLRRDISERGRDIEGVIKQYNKFVKPAFDQYIQPTMRLADIVVPRGSGNTVAIDLIVQHVHSQLEERKLRWDMVWSRGHMGAGIPQISHRGHRPHLAHPPLTRPVAHKPHVGHKHMPAALASAHQCHPLPQTLSVLKSTPQVRGMHTIIRDKETSRDEFIFYSKRLMRLLIEHALSFLPFQECVVQTPQGQDYSGKCYAGKQITGVSILRAGETMEPALRAVCKDVRIGTILIQTNQLTGEPELHYLRLPKDISDDHVILMDCTVSTGAAAMMAVRVLLDHEVPEDKIFLLSLLMAEMGVHSVAYAFPRVKIITTAVDKRVNDLFRIIPGIGNFGDRYFGTDTVPDGSDEEEVASTS is encoded by the exons ATGGCTGCACCCGCGTCCTCCGTTTCCGCCGCCCCCTTGCCACCGCCGCCCACTGCGGACCGAGACCCGCCCGACCGGCCAGGGGAGAAGAGCGACCCTGCATGCGAGGACCG CAATGCTGAGTCCCTGGACCGGCTCCTCCCACCTGTGGGCACAGGTCACTCGCCGCGGAAGCGCACGACGAGCCAGTGCAAGTCAGAGCCGCCCCTGCTGCGAACCAGCAAGCGGACCATCTACACGGCTGGACGGCCACCCTGGTACAACGAGCACGGCACACAGTCCAAGGAGGCCTTTGTCATAG GCCTGGGCGGTGGCAGTGCCTCTGGAAAGACCACAGTGGCCAGGATGATCATTGAGGCCCTGGACGTCCCATGGGTGGTCCTGCTGTCCATGGACTCCTTCTACAAG GTGCTGACcaggcagcagcaggagcaggccGCCCACAACAACTTCAACTTTGACCATCCTGATGCTTTTGACTTTGACCTCATCATCTCTACCCTGAAAAAGCTGAAGCAGGGCAAGAGTGTCAAAGTGCCCATCTACGACTTCACCACCCACAGCCGCAAGAAGGACTGG AAAATGCTCTATGGCGCCAACGTCATCATCTTCGAGGGCATCATGGCCTTTGCAGACAAGACGCTGCTGGAG CTCCTGGACATGAAAATCTTTGTAGACACTGACTCTGACATCCGTCTGGTGCGGCGTCTACGCCGTGACATCAGTGAGCGAGGCCGGGACATCGAGGGCGTTATCAAGCAGTACAACAAGTTTGTGAAGCCCGCCTTTGACCAGTACATCCAGCCCACCATGCGCCTGGCTGACATCGTGGTGCCAAGGG GAAGCGGAAACACGGTGGCCATCGACCTGATTGTGCAGCATGTACACAGCCAGCTGGAGGAA AGGAAGCTGCGCTGGGATAT GGTGTGGTCCAGGGGACACATGGGGGCAGGGATCCCCCAGATCAGCCACAGGGGGCACCGGCCCCACCTTGCACACCCACCTCTGACCAGGCCTGTGGCCCACAAGCCCCACGTTGGACACAAGCACATGCc GGCTGCGCTGGCCTCTGCGCACCAGTGCCACCCCCTGCCGCAGACGCTGAGTGTTCTCAAGAGCACACCGCAGGTGCGGGGCATGCACACCATCATCAG GGACAAGGAGACCAGCCGTGATGAGTTCATCTTCTACTCCAAGCGGCTGATGCGGCTTCTCATCGAGCATGCCCTTTCCTTCCTGCCCTTCcag gagtgtgtggtgcagacccCACAGGGCCAGGACTACTCGGGCAAGTGCTACGCAGGGAAGCAG ATCACTGGTGTGTCTATTCTGCGTGCGGGGGAGACCATGGAGCCAGCACTGCGGGCCGTGTGCAAAGACGTGCGCATCGGCACAATCCTTATCCAGACCAACCAGCTCACTGGGGAGCCCGAG CTCCACTACCTGCGGCTGCCCAAGGACATCAGCGATGACCATGTGATCCTGATGGACTGTACCGTGTCCACAGGCGCTGCAGCCATGATGGCAGTGCGTGTGCTCCTG GACCACGAGGTGCCCGAGGACAAGATCTTCCTGCTCTCTTTGCTCATGGCTGAGATGGGCGTGCACTCGGTGGCTTATGCGTTCCCTCGCGTGAAGATCATCACTACGGCTGTGGACAAGCGTGTCAACGACCTTTTCCGCATCATTCCCGGCATAG GGAACTTTGGTGACCGTTACTTTGGGACAGACACGGTCCCTGACGGCAGCGATGAGGAGGAAGTGGCCTCCACGAGCTAG
- the UCKL1 gene encoding uridine-cytidine kinase-like 1 isoform X11 produces the protein MAAPASSVSAAPLPPPPTADRDPPDRPGEKSDPACEDRNAESLDRLLPPVGTGHSPRKRTTSQCKSEPPLLRTSKRTIYTAGRPPWYNEHGTQSKEAFVIGLGGGSASGKTTVARMIIEALDVPWVVLLSMDSFYKVLTRQQQEQAAHNNFNFDHPDAFDFDLIISTLKKLKQGKSVKVPIYDFTTHSRKKDWKMLYGANVIIFEGIMAFADKTLLELLDMKIFVDTDSDIRLVRRLRRDISERGRDIEGVIKQYNKFVKPAFDQYIQPTMRLADIVVPRGSGNTVAIDLIVQHVHSQLEERKLRWDMAALASAHQCHPLPQTLSVLKSTPQVRGMHTIIRDKETSRDEFIFYSKRLMRLLIEHALSFLPFQECVVQTPQGQDYSGKCYAGKQITGVSILRAGETMEPALRAVCKDVRIGTILIQTNQLTGEPELHYLRLPKDISDDHVILMDCTVSTGAAAMMAVRVLLDHEVPEDKIFLLSLLMAEMGVHSVAYAFPRVKIITTAVDKRVNDLFRIIPGIGNFGDRYFGTDTVPDGSDEEEVASTS, from the exons ATGGCTGCACCCGCGTCCTCCGTTTCCGCCGCCCCCTTGCCACCGCCGCCCACTGCGGACCGAGACCCGCCCGACCGGCCAGGGGAGAAGAGCGACCCTGCATGCGAGGACCG CAATGCTGAGTCCCTGGACCGGCTCCTCCCACCTGTGGGCACAGGTCACTCGCCGCGGAAGCGCACGACGAGCCAGTGCAAGTCAGAGCCGCCCCTGCTGCGAACCAGCAAGCGGACCATCTACACGGCTGGACGGCCACCCTGGTACAACGAGCACGGCACACAGTCCAAGGAGGCCTTTGTCATAG GCCTGGGCGGTGGCAGTGCCTCTGGAAAGACCACAGTGGCCAGGATGATCATTGAGGCCCTGGACGTCCCATGGGTGGTCCTGCTGTCCATGGACTCCTTCTACAAG GTGCTGACcaggcagcagcaggagcaggccGCCCACAACAACTTCAACTTTGACCATCCTGATGCTTTTGACTTTGACCTCATCATCTCTACCCTGAAAAAGCTGAAGCAGGGCAAGAGTGTCAAAGTGCCCATCTACGACTTCACCACCCACAGCCGCAAGAAGGACTGG AAAATGCTCTATGGCGCCAACGTCATCATCTTCGAGGGCATCATGGCCTTTGCAGACAAGACGCTGCTGGAG CTCCTGGACATGAAAATCTTTGTAGACACTGACTCTGACATCCGTCTGGTGCGGCGTCTACGCCGTGACATCAGTGAGCGAGGCCGGGACATCGAGGGCGTTATCAAGCAGTACAACAAGTTTGTGAAGCCCGCCTTTGACCAGTACATCCAGCCCACCATGCGCCTGGCTGACATCGTGGTGCCAAGGG GAAGCGGAAACACGGTGGCCATCGACCTGATTGTGCAGCATGTACACAGCCAGCTGGAGGAA AGGAAGCTGCGCTGGGATAT GGCTGCGCTGGCCTCTGCGCACCAGTGCCACCCCCTGCCGCAGACGCTGAGTGTTCTCAAGAGCACACCGCAGGTGCGGGGCATGCACACCATCATCAG GGACAAGGAGACCAGCCGTGATGAGTTCATCTTCTACTCCAAGCGGCTGATGCGGCTTCTCATCGAGCATGCCCTTTCCTTCCTGCCCTTCcag gagtgtgtggtgcagacccCACAGGGCCAGGACTACTCGGGCAAGTGCTACGCAGGGAAGCAG ATCACTGGTGTGTCTATTCTGCGTGCGGGGGAGACCATGGAGCCAGCACTGCGGGCCGTGTGCAAAGACGTGCGCATCGGCACAATCCTTATCCAGACCAACCAGCTCACTGGGGAGCCCGAG CTCCACTACCTGCGGCTGCCCAAGGACATCAGCGATGACCATGTGATCCTGATGGACTGTACCGTGTCCACAGGCGCTGCAGCCATGATGGCAGTGCGTGTGCTCCTG GACCACGAGGTGCCCGAGGACAAGATCTTCCTGCTCTCTTTGCTCATGGCTGAGATGGGCGTGCACTCGGTGGCTTATGCGTTCCCTCGCGTGAAGATCATCACTACGGCTGTGGACAAGCGTGTCAACGACCTTTTCCGCATCATTCCCGGCATAG GGAACTTTGGTGACCGTTACTTTGGGACAGACACGGTCCCTGACGGCAGCGATGAGGAGGAAGTGGCCTCCACGAGCTAG
- the UCKL1 gene encoding uridine-cytidine kinase-like 1 isoform X9: MAAPASSVSAAPLPPPPTADRDPPDRPGEKSDPACEDRSNAESLDRLLPPVGTGHSPRKRTTSQCKSEPPLLRTSKRTIYTAGRPPWYNEHGTQSKEAFVIGLGGGSASGKTTVARMIIEALDVPWVVLLSMDSFYKVLTRQQQEQAAHNNFNFDHPDAFDFDLIISTLKKLKQGKSVKVPIYDFTTHSRKKDWKMLYGANVIIFEGIMAFADKTLLELLDMKIFVDTDSDIRLVRRLRRDISERGRDIEGVIKQYNKFVKPAFDQYIQPTMRLADIVVPRGSGNTVAIDLIVQHVHSQLEERKLRWDMAALASAHQCHPLPQTLSVLKSTPQVRGMHTIIRDKETSRDEFIFYSKRLMRLLIEHALSFLPFQECVVQTPQGQDYSGKCYAGKQITGVSILRAGETMEPALRAVCKDVRIGTILIQTNQLTGEPELHYLRLPKDISDDHVILMDCTVSTGAAAMMAVRVLLDHEVPEDKIFLLSLLMAEMGVHSVAYAFPRVKIITTAVDKRVNDLFRIIPGIGNFGDRYFGTDTVPDGSDEEEVASTS, translated from the exons ATGGCTGCACCCGCGTCCTCCGTTTCCGCCGCCCCCTTGCCACCGCCGCCCACTGCGGACCGAGACCCGCCCGACCGGCCAGGGGAGAAGAGCGACCCTGCATGCGAGGACCG CAGCAATGCTGAGTCCCTGGACCGGCTCCTCCCACCTGTGGGCACAGGTCACTCGCCGCGGAAGCGCACGACGAGCCAGTGCAAGTCAGAGCCGCCCCTGCTGCGAACCAGCAAGCGGACCATCTACACGGCTGGACGGCCACCCTGGTACAACGAGCACGGCACACAGTCCAAGGAGGCCTTTGTCATAG GCCTGGGCGGTGGCAGTGCCTCTGGAAAGACCACAGTGGCCAGGATGATCATTGAGGCCCTGGACGTCCCATGGGTGGTCCTGCTGTCCATGGACTCCTTCTACAAG GTGCTGACcaggcagcagcaggagcaggccGCCCACAACAACTTCAACTTTGACCATCCTGATGCTTTTGACTTTGACCTCATCATCTCTACCCTGAAAAAGCTGAAGCAGGGCAAGAGTGTCAAAGTGCCCATCTACGACTTCACCACCCACAGCCGCAAGAAGGACTGG AAAATGCTCTATGGCGCCAACGTCATCATCTTCGAGGGCATCATGGCCTTTGCAGACAAGACGCTGCTGGAG CTCCTGGACATGAAAATCTTTGTAGACACTGACTCTGACATCCGTCTGGTGCGGCGTCTACGCCGTGACATCAGTGAGCGAGGCCGGGACATCGAGGGCGTTATCAAGCAGTACAACAAGTTTGTGAAGCCCGCCTTTGACCAGTACATCCAGCCCACCATGCGCCTGGCTGACATCGTGGTGCCAAGGG GAAGCGGAAACACGGTGGCCATCGACCTGATTGTGCAGCATGTACACAGCCAGCTGGAGGAA AGGAAGCTGCGCTGGGATAT GGCTGCGCTGGCCTCTGCGCACCAGTGCCACCCCCTGCCGCAGACGCTGAGTGTTCTCAAGAGCACACCGCAGGTGCGGGGCATGCACACCATCATCAG GGACAAGGAGACCAGCCGTGATGAGTTCATCTTCTACTCCAAGCGGCTGATGCGGCTTCTCATCGAGCATGCCCTTTCCTTCCTGCCCTTCcag gagtgtgtggtgcagacccCACAGGGCCAGGACTACTCGGGCAAGTGCTACGCAGGGAAGCAG ATCACTGGTGTGTCTATTCTGCGTGCGGGGGAGACCATGGAGCCAGCACTGCGGGCCGTGTGCAAAGACGTGCGCATCGGCACAATCCTTATCCAGACCAACCAGCTCACTGGGGAGCCCGAG CTCCACTACCTGCGGCTGCCCAAGGACATCAGCGATGACCATGTGATCCTGATGGACTGTACCGTGTCCACAGGCGCTGCAGCCATGATGGCAGTGCGTGTGCTCCTG GACCACGAGGTGCCCGAGGACAAGATCTTCCTGCTCTCTTTGCTCATGGCTGAGATGGGCGTGCACTCGGTGGCTTATGCGTTCCCTCGCGTGAAGATCATCACTACGGCTGTGGACAAGCGTGTCAACGACCTTTTCCGCATCATTCCCGGCATAG GGAACTTTGGTGACCGTTACTTTGGGACAGACACGGTCCCTGACGGCAGCGATGAGGAGGAAGTGGCCTCCACGAGCTAG
- the UCKL1 gene encoding uridine-cytidine kinase-like 1 isoform X10, with the protein MAAPASSVSAAPLPPPPTADRDPPDRPGEKSDPACEDRSNAESLDRLLPPVGTGHSPRKRTTSQCKSEPPLLRTSKRTIYTAGRPPWYNEHGTQSKEAFVIGLGGGSASGKTTVARMIIEALDVPWVVLLSMDSFYKVLTRQQQEQAAHNNFNFDHPDAFDFDLIISTLKKLKQGKSVKVPIYDFTTHSRKKDWKMLYGANVIIFEGIMAFADKTLLELLDMKIFVDTDSDIRLVRRLRRDISERGRDIEGVIKQYNKFVKPAFDQYIQPTMRLADIVVPRGSGNTVAIDLIVQHVHSQLEERELSVRAALASAHQCHPLPQTLSVLKSTPQVRGMHTIIRDKETSRDEFIFYSKRLMRLLIEHALSFLPFQECVVQTPQGQDYSGKCYAGKQITGVSILRAGETMEPALRAVCKDVRIGTILIQTNQLTGEPELHYLRLPKDISDDHVILMDCTVSTGAAAMMAVRVLLDHEVPEDKIFLLSLLMAEMGVHSVAYAFPRVKIITTAVDKRVNDLFRIIPGIGNFGDRYFGTDTVPDGSDEEEVASTS; encoded by the exons ATGGCTGCACCCGCGTCCTCCGTTTCCGCCGCCCCCTTGCCACCGCCGCCCACTGCGGACCGAGACCCGCCCGACCGGCCAGGGGAGAAGAGCGACCCTGCATGCGAGGACCG CAGCAATGCTGAGTCCCTGGACCGGCTCCTCCCACCTGTGGGCACAGGTCACTCGCCGCGGAAGCGCACGACGAGCCAGTGCAAGTCAGAGCCGCCCCTGCTGCGAACCAGCAAGCGGACCATCTACACGGCTGGACGGCCACCCTGGTACAACGAGCACGGCACACAGTCCAAGGAGGCCTTTGTCATAG GCCTGGGCGGTGGCAGTGCCTCTGGAAAGACCACAGTGGCCAGGATGATCATTGAGGCCCTGGACGTCCCATGGGTGGTCCTGCTGTCCATGGACTCCTTCTACAAG GTGCTGACcaggcagcagcaggagcaggccGCCCACAACAACTTCAACTTTGACCATCCTGATGCTTTTGACTTTGACCTCATCATCTCTACCCTGAAAAAGCTGAAGCAGGGCAAGAGTGTCAAAGTGCCCATCTACGACTTCACCACCCACAGCCGCAAGAAGGACTGG AAAATGCTCTATGGCGCCAACGTCATCATCTTCGAGGGCATCATGGCCTTTGCAGACAAGACGCTGCTGGAG CTCCTGGACATGAAAATCTTTGTAGACACTGACTCTGACATCCGTCTGGTGCGGCGTCTACGCCGTGACATCAGTGAGCGAGGCCGGGACATCGAGGGCGTTATCAAGCAGTACAACAAGTTTGTGAAGCCCGCCTTTGACCAGTACATCCAGCCCACCATGCGCCTGGCTGACATCGTGGTGCCAAGGG GAAGCGGAAACACGGTGGCCATCGACCTGATTGTGCAGCATGTACACAGCCAGCTGGAGGAA CGTGAACTCAGTGTCAG GGCTGCGCTGGCCTCTGCGCACCAGTGCCACCCCCTGCCGCAGACGCTGAGTGTTCTCAAGAGCACACCGCAGGTGCGGGGCATGCACACCATCATCAG GGACAAGGAGACCAGCCGTGATGAGTTCATCTTCTACTCCAAGCGGCTGATGCGGCTTCTCATCGAGCATGCCCTTTCCTTCCTGCCCTTCcag gagtgtgtggtgcagacccCACAGGGCCAGGACTACTCGGGCAAGTGCTACGCAGGGAAGCAG ATCACTGGTGTGTCTATTCTGCGTGCGGGGGAGACCATGGAGCCAGCACTGCGGGCCGTGTGCAAAGACGTGCGCATCGGCACAATCCTTATCCAGACCAACCAGCTCACTGGGGAGCCCGAG CTCCACTACCTGCGGCTGCCCAAGGACATCAGCGATGACCATGTGATCCTGATGGACTGTACCGTGTCCACAGGCGCTGCAGCCATGATGGCAGTGCGTGTGCTCCTG GACCACGAGGTGCCCGAGGACAAGATCTTCCTGCTCTCTTTGCTCATGGCTGAGATGGGCGTGCACTCGGTGGCTTATGCGTTCCCTCGCGTGAAGATCATCACTACGGCTGTGGACAAGCGTGTCAACGACCTTTTCCGCATCATTCCCGGCATAG GGAACTTTGGTGACCGTTACTTTGGGACAGACACGGTCCCTGACGGCAGCGATGAGGAGGAAGTGGCCTCCACGAGCTAG
- the UCKL1 gene encoding uridine-cytidine kinase-like 1 isoform X3, producing MAAPASSVSAAPLPPPPTADRDPPDRPGEKSDPACEDRSNAESLDRLLPPVGTGHSPRKRTTSQCKSEPPLLRTSKRTIYTAGRPPWYNEHGTQSKEAFVIGLGGGSASGKTTVARMIIEALDVPWVVLLSMDSFYKVLTRQQQEQAAHNNFNFDHPDAFDFDLIISTLKKLKQGKSVKVPIYDFTTHSRKKDWKMLYGANVIIFEGIMAFADKTLLELLDMKIFVDTDSDIRLVRRLRRDISERGRDIEGVIKQYNKFVKPAFDQYIQPTMRLADIVVPRGSGNTVAIDLIVQHVHSQLEERKLRWDMVWSRGHMGAGIPQISHRGHRPHLAHPPLTRPVAHKPHVGHKHMPAALASAHQCHPLPQTLSVLKSTPQVRGMHTIIRDKETSRDEFIFYSKRLMRLLIEHALSFLPFQECVVQTPQGQDYSGKCYAGKQITGVSILRAGETMEPALRAVCKDVRIGTILIQTNQLTGEPELHYLRLPKDISDDHVILMDCTVSTGAAAMMAVRVLLDHEVPEDKIFLLSLLMAEMGVHSVAYAFPRVKIITTAVDKRVNDLFRIIPGIGNFGDRYFGTDTVPDGSDEEEVASTS from the exons ATGGCTGCACCCGCGTCCTCCGTTTCCGCCGCCCCCTTGCCACCGCCGCCCACTGCGGACCGAGACCCGCCCGACCGGCCAGGGGAGAAGAGCGACCCTGCATGCGAGGACCG CAGCAATGCTGAGTCCCTGGACCGGCTCCTCCCACCTGTGGGCACAGGTCACTCGCCGCGGAAGCGCACGACGAGCCAGTGCAAGTCAGAGCCGCCCCTGCTGCGAACCAGCAAGCGGACCATCTACACGGCTGGACGGCCACCCTGGTACAACGAGCACGGCACACAGTCCAAGGAGGCCTTTGTCATAG GCCTGGGCGGTGGCAGTGCCTCTGGAAAGACCACAGTGGCCAGGATGATCATTGAGGCCCTGGACGTCCCATGGGTGGTCCTGCTGTCCATGGACTCCTTCTACAAG GTGCTGACcaggcagcagcaggagcaggccGCCCACAACAACTTCAACTTTGACCATCCTGATGCTTTTGACTTTGACCTCATCATCTCTACCCTGAAAAAGCTGAAGCAGGGCAAGAGTGTCAAAGTGCCCATCTACGACTTCACCACCCACAGCCGCAAGAAGGACTGG AAAATGCTCTATGGCGCCAACGTCATCATCTTCGAGGGCATCATGGCCTTTGCAGACAAGACGCTGCTGGAG CTCCTGGACATGAAAATCTTTGTAGACACTGACTCTGACATCCGTCTGGTGCGGCGTCTACGCCGTGACATCAGTGAGCGAGGCCGGGACATCGAGGGCGTTATCAAGCAGTACAACAAGTTTGTGAAGCCCGCCTTTGACCAGTACATCCAGCCCACCATGCGCCTGGCTGACATCGTGGTGCCAAGGG GAAGCGGAAACACGGTGGCCATCGACCTGATTGTGCAGCATGTACACAGCCAGCTGGAGGAA AGGAAGCTGCGCTGGGATAT GGTGTGGTCCAGGGGACACATGGGGGCAGGGATCCCCCAGATCAGCCACAGGGGGCACCGGCCCCACCTTGCACACCCACCTCTGACCAGGCCTGTGGCCCACAAGCCCCACGTTGGACACAAGCACATGCc GGCTGCGCTGGCCTCTGCGCACCAGTGCCACCCCCTGCCGCAGACGCTGAGTGTTCTCAAGAGCACACCGCAGGTGCGGGGCATGCACACCATCATCAG GGACAAGGAGACCAGCCGTGATGAGTTCATCTTCTACTCCAAGCGGCTGATGCGGCTTCTCATCGAGCATGCCCTTTCCTTCCTGCCCTTCcag gagtgtgtggtgcagacccCACAGGGCCAGGACTACTCGGGCAAGTGCTACGCAGGGAAGCAG ATCACTGGTGTGTCTATTCTGCGTGCGGGGGAGACCATGGAGCCAGCACTGCGGGCCGTGTGCAAAGACGTGCGCATCGGCACAATCCTTATCCAGACCAACCAGCTCACTGGGGAGCCCGAG CTCCACTACCTGCGGCTGCCCAAGGACATCAGCGATGACCATGTGATCCTGATGGACTGTACCGTGTCCACAGGCGCTGCAGCCATGATGGCAGTGCGTGTGCTCCTG GACCACGAGGTGCCCGAGGACAAGATCTTCCTGCTCTCTTTGCTCATGGCTGAGATGGGCGTGCACTCGGTGGCTTATGCGTTCCCTCGCGTGAAGATCATCACTACGGCTGTGGACAAGCGTGTCAACGACCTTTTCCGCATCATTCCCGGCATAG GGAACTTTGGTGACCGTTACTTTGGGACAGACACGGTCCCTGACGGCAGCGATGAGGAGGAAGTGGCCTCCACGAGCTAG
- the UCKL1 gene encoding uridine-cytidine kinase-like 1 isoform X7, with protein MEGSPGGQSSRVLWGPPGYRQCCGAQHTPASTCASSIPPSGALGPEAPACSAPSRSSSMSSPPAYPGIRISGCWALGAEGSNAESLDRLLPPVGTGHSPRKRTTSQCKSEPPLLRTSKRTIYTAGRPPWYNEHGTQSKEAFVIGLGGGSASGKTTVARMIIEALDVPWVVLLSMDSFYKVLTRQQQEQAAHNNFNFDHPDAFDFDLIISTLKKLKQGKSVKVPIYDFTTHSRKKDWKMLYGANVIIFEGIMAFADKTLLELLDMKIFVDTDSDIRLVRRLRRDISERGRDIEGVIKQYNKFVKPAFDQYIQPTMRLADIVVPRGSGNTVAIDLIVQHVHSQLEERKLRWDMAALASAHQCHPLPQTLSVLKSTPQVRGMHTIIRDKETSRDEFIFYSKRLMRLLIEHALSFLPFQECVVQTPQGQDYSGKCYAGKQITGVSILRAGETMEPALRAVCKDVRIGTILIQTNQLTGEPELHYLRLPKDISDDHVILMDCTVSTGAAAMMAVRVLLDHEVPEDKIFLLSLLMAEMGVHSVAYAFPRVKIITTAVDKRVNDLFRIIPGIGNFGDRYFGTDTVPDGSDEEEVASTS; from the exons ATGGAAGGCAGTCCAGGTGGCCAGAGCTCCCGAGTGCTCTGGGGGCCGCCAGGGTACAGACAGTGCTGTGGTGCCCAGCACACACCTGCTAGCACCTGTGCCTCAAGCATACCCCCCTCAGGAGCCCTTGGACCCGAAGCCCCTGCCTGCTCAGCACCCTCACGTTCCTCGTCCATGAGCAGCCCCCCAGCTTACCCCGGCATCAGGATCTCAGGTTGCTGGGCCCTCGGCGCGGAGGGCAG CAATGCTGAGTCCCTGGACCGGCTCCTCCCACCTGTGGGCACAGGTCACTCGCCGCGGAAGCGCACGACGAGCCAGTGCAAGTCAGAGCCGCCCCTGCTGCGAACCAGCAAGCGGACCATCTACACGGCTGGACGGCCACCCTGGTACAACGAGCACGGCACACAGTCCAAGGAGGCCTTTGTCATAG GCCTGGGCGGTGGCAGTGCCTCTGGAAAGACCACAGTGGCCAGGATGATCATTGAGGCCCTGGACGTCCCATGGGTGGTCCTGCTGTCCATGGACTCCTTCTACAAG GTGCTGACcaggcagcagcaggagcaggccGCCCACAACAACTTCAACTTTGACCATCCTGATGCTTTTGACTTTGACCTCATCATCTCTACCCTGAAAAAGCTGAAGCAGGGCAAGAGTGTCAAAGTGCCCATCTACGACTTCACCACCCACAGCCGCAAGAAGGACTGG AAAATGCTCTATGGCGCCAACGTCATCATCTTCGAGGGCATCATGGCCTTTGCAGACAAGACGCTGCTGGAG CTCCTGGACATGAAAATCTTTGTAGACACTGACTCTGACATCCGTCTGGTGCGGCGTCTACGCCGTGACATCAGTGAGCGAGGCCGGGACATCGAGGGCGTTATCAAGCAGTACAACAAGTTTGTGAAGCCCGCCTTTGACCAGTACATCCAGCCCACCATGCGCCTGGCTGACATCGTGGTGCCAAGGG GAAGCGGAAACACGGTGGCCATCGACCTGATTGTGCAGCATGTACACAGCCAGCTGGAGGAA AGGAAGCTGCGCTGGGATAT GGCTGCGCTGGCCTCTGCGCACCAGTGCCACCCCCTGCCGCAGACGCTGAGTGTTCTCAAGAGCACACCGCAGGTGCGGGGCATGCACACCATCATCAG GGACAAGGAGACCAGCCGTGATGAGTTCATCTTCTACTCCAAGCGGCTGATGCGGCTTCTCATCGAGCATGCCCTTTCCTTCCTGCCCTTCcag gagtgtgtggtgcagacccCACAGGGCCAGGACTACTCGGGCAAGTGCTACGCAGGGAAGCAG ATCACTGGTGTGTCTATTCTGCGTGCGGGGGAGACCATGGAGCCAGCACTGCGGGCCGTGTGCAAAGACGTGCGCATCGGCACAATCCTTATCCAGACCAACCAGCTCACTGGGGAGCCCGAG CTCCACTACCTGCGGCTGCCCAAGGACATCAGCGATGACCATGTGATCCTGATGGACTGTACCGTGTCCACAGGCGCTGCAGCCATGATGGCAGTGCGTGTGCTCCTG GACCACGAGGTGCCCGAGGACAAGATCTTCCTGCTCTCTTTGCTCATGGCTGAGATGGGCGTGCACTCGGTGGCTTATGCGTTCCCTCGCGTGAAGATCATCACTACGGCTGTGGACAAGCGTGTCAACGACCTTTTCCGCATCATTCCCGGCATAG GGAACTTTGGTGACCGTTACTTTGGGACAGACACGGTCCCTGACGGCAGCGATGAGGAGGAAGTGGCCTCCACGAGCTAG